The following are encoded together in the Acidimicrobiia bacterium genome:
- a CDS encoding NlpC/P60 family protein, which translates to MNLRVARIVVVVGILVAALAVAPLAASGSPIDDKRAQAAQIQAQINANGDKIDALSQEYDGAVYKLQQIDKQIADSQSRLQVAQAQFDQVRHEVDIRAAEIYMSAGNDNPLAAIDVQNINDLAARSKYAAAATSRDNELMDRLSASKDQLKSQRDQLNRDRANAQSQKDRLSSAKTQLESANAKQEALLKQTNNDINTLVAQYKRQAAAAAAAAQRQAAAQQTRGDGGGTGSSAGVSVSVGSIPPTSPRAMIAVNFALAQVGKPYVYDTSGPATYDCSGLTMAAWAAAGVSMPHYSGAQYEMFPHVPLSAIQPGDLLFRGAGGSQHVEIYIGNGMVVTAPHTGDFVKVAPMGSVLPLAARPG; encoded by the coding sequence ATGAACCTCCGGGTTGCTCGGATCGTCGTGGTCGTCGGGATCCTGGTGGCTGCTCTCGCCGTCGCACCGCTCGCGGCGAGCGGCTCGCCGATCGACGACAAGCGCGCGCAAGCCGCGCAGATCCAGGCCCAGATCAACGCGAACGGCGACAAGATCGACGCGTTGTCACAGGAATACGACGGCGCCGTCTACAAGCTGCAGCAGATCGACAAGCAGATCGCGGACTCCCAGTCCCGGCTCCAGGTCGCGCAGGCGCAGTTCGACCAGGTGCGTCACGAGGTCGACATCCGCGCCGCCGAGATCTACATGAGCGCGGGCAACGACAACCCCCTCGCCGCGATCGACGTCCAGAACATCAACGACCTCGCCGCGCGCTCGAAGTACGCGGCGGCCGCGACGAGCCGCGACAACGAGCTGATGGATCGGCTGAGCGCGTCGAAGGACCAATTGAAGAGCCAGCGCGACCAGCTCAACCGTGACCGCGCGAACGCGCAGAGCCAGAAGGACCGCCTGTCGAGCGCGAAGACGCAGCTCGAGTCCGCGAACGCGAAGCAGGAAGCGCTCCTCAAGCAGACGAACAACGACATCAACACGCTCGTCGCGCAGTACAAGCGCCAGGCCGCGGCGGCCGCCGCCGCAGCGCAGCGCCAGGCCGCGGCGCAACAGACGCGCGGTGACGGCGGCGGGACGGGGAGCTCCGCGGGCGTGTCGGTGTCGGTCGGGTCGATCCCGCCGACCTCACCGCGGGCGATGATCGCGGTGAACTTCGCGCTCGCGCAGGTCGGCAAGCCGTACGTGTACGACACGTCCGGCCCCGCCACCTACGACTGCTCGGGCCTCACGATGGCCGCGTGGGCCGCGGCGGGCGTGTCGATGCCGCACTACTCGGGCGCGCAGTACGAGATGTTCCCGCACGTGCCGCTCAGCGCGATCCAGCCCGGCGACCTCTTGTTCCGCGGGGCCGGCGGGAGCCAGCACGTCGAGATCTACATCGGCAACGGCATGGTCGTGACCGCGCCGCACACCGGCGACTTCGTGAAGGTCGCGCCGATGGGGAGCGTCCTGCCGCTCGCAGCCCGTCCCGGCTAG
- a CDS encoding MarR family transcriptional regulator, translating to MPPELTDADYERLLEFRTGLRRFLKWSGEQAERVGLSPAQHQLMLAIRGHRDPRGPTIGDVANELLLRHHSAVGLVDRAESAGLVRRIHDPDDHRVVRLRLTATGARKIRQLSAVMLEELDRLGERLRPIWSGLEARDEPNARRQGRVVANG from the coding sequence ATGCCGCCCGAGCTCACCGACGCCGACTACGAACGACTGCTGGAGTTCCGGACGGGTCTGCGACGGTTCCTCAAGTGGAGCGGCGAGCAGGCCGAGCGCGTCGGGCTCTCACCCGCGCAGCACCAGCTGATGCTCGCGATACGCGGTCACCGTGATCCGCGCGGACCGACGATCGGCGACGTCGCGAACGAGCTCCTGTTGCGTCACCACTCTGCGGTCGGTCTCGTCGACCGAGCCGAGAGCGCGGGGCTCGTGCGTCGCATCCACGATCCCGACGACCATCGCGTCGTACGTCTCCGTCTGACCGCGACGGGAGCGCGGAAGATCCGGCAGCTGAGCGCGGTGATGCTCGAAGAGCTCGACCGGCTCGGTGAGCGTCTGCGGCCGATCTGGTCGGGTCTCGAAGCGCGTGACGAACCGAACGCGCGACGGCAAGGTCGCGTCGTGGCGAACGGGTAA
- a CDS encoding chloride channel protein, whose amino-acid sequence MRRFLPQQYHFEAFLSSTKLLPMAALTGLIGGLVGAAYVTAMNALSQLLFPAPWAATLPQLVKTPFNTTITWSNEAHWLILVGAGLLTAVAVKLIGDPGDTELLVDNIHVHGGAPAEDIRQLKSLIPISLVNIAVGSGIGPEAPLSQTNGTIGSWLSHRWHISQDETRILTITGMAAGFTVLFAAPFGASVFAMELLHRKSLRYFEVLLPALTGTIVGYIVYTALTTLGLRPVWDIGSVLHVPNDLVLADFGWAIAAGIAGALIAAAFTYLVVLTRWMFRPIPALAKPVVTGVALGALAFASPYALTFAELQLTHLALLDKVAIATLGLAVVVKLVAAALSMAGGWKGGFIIPMFFCGYCLGRAGSEFLPGHPNGVVLAVCLMVAINVGVTKTPLGSTLVVTEMVGMRLLPTALISGLLSFFLTSNVYLIESQQLREGIHGEELGSPHALTADEMGMENVRTDEHRPDTDGPDTDGPDTDGSDTSRPGAPAGTAADGSGHSDARGTRLR is encoded by the coding sequence GTGCGGCGCTTCCTTCCCCAGCAGTACCACTTCGAGGCATTCCTCTCGAGCACGAAGCTGCTCCCCATGGCCGCGCTCACCGGGCTGATCGGCGGGCTCGTCGGGGCGGCGTACGTGACCGCGATGAACGCGCTGTCGCAGCTGCTCTTCCCGGCGCCGTGGGCGGCGACGCTGCCGCAGCTCGTGAAGACGCCGTTCAACACCACGATCACGTGGAGCAACGAGGCCCACTGGCTCATCCTCGTCGGCGCCGGTCTGCTGACCGCGGTGGCCGTGAAGCTGATCGGCGACCCCGGTGACACCGAGCTCCTGGTCGACAACATCCACGTGCACGGCGGCGCGCCGGCCGAGGACATCAGGCAGCTGAAGTCGCTGATCCCGATCTCGCTCGTGAACATCGCGGTCGGCAGCGGCATCGGCCCGGAGGCGCCGCTCAGCCAGACCAACGGGACGATCGGGTCGTGGCTGTCGCACCGCTGGCACATCTCCCAGGACGAGACGCGGATCCTCACGATCACCGGGATGGCCGCCGGCTTCACAGTGCTCTTCGCCGCGCCGTTCGGCGCGTCGGTGTTCGCGATGGAGCTGCTGCACCGCAAGAGCCTCCGCTACTTCGAGGTCCTGCTCCCCGCGCTCACCGGGACGATCGTCGGCTACATCGTGTACACGGCGCTCACGACCCTCGGGCTCCGGCCCGTCTGGGACATCGGCTCGGTGCTGCACGTCCCGAACGACCTCGTCCTCGCCGACTTCGGCTGGGCCATCGCGGCGGGGATCGCGGGTGCGCTCATCGCCGCCGCGTTCACGTACCTCGTCGTGCTCACCCGGTGGATGTTCCGCCCGATCCCCGCGCTCGCGAAGCCCGTCGTGACCGGCGTGGCCCTCGGCGCGCTCGCCTTCGCGTCCCCGTACGCGCTGACGTTCGCCGAGCTGCAGCTGACCCATCTCGCCCTCCTGGACAAGGTCGCGATCGCGACGCTGGGCCTCGCCGTCGTCGTGAAGCTCGTCGCGGCCGCGTTGAGCATGGCCGGGGGCTGGAAGGGCGGCTTCATCATCCCGATGTTCTTCTGCGGCTACTGCCTGGGTCGCGCCGGCTCGGAGTTCCTGCCCGGTCACCCGAACGGCGTCGTGCTCGCGGTGTGCCTGATGGTGGCGATCAACGTGGGCGTGACCAAGACCCCGCTCGGCTCGACGCTCGTCGTCACCGAGATGGTCGGGATGCGGCTGCTCCCGACCGCGCTCATCTCGGGGCTGCTGAGCTTCTTCCTCACCTCGAACGTGTACCTGATCGAGAGCCAGCAGCTCCGTGAGGGCATCCACGGCGAGGAGCTCGGGTCGCCCCACGCGCTCACCGCCGACGAGATGGGCATGGAGAACGTCCGCACCGACGAGCACCGCCCCGACACGGACGGGCCGGACACCGACGGGCCGGACACGGACGGATCCGACACGTCCCGGCCGGGAGCGCCCGCCGGCACGGCCGCGGACGGGAGTGGCCACTCGGACGCGCGCGGAACCAGACTCCGCTGA
- a CDS encoding MBL fold metallo-hydrolase yields MLEPVADGVYAWLQPGGETGVSNAGVIVDDDGLTVVDTLMVRSQWEPFAQAVGALGAHVRRVVLTHAHVDHVGGTTAFPDASVHGSAFTRDLVAQAMPLDAYKAFMPAFREGFDDLAATGLRPVTDVVERPTSLTPRAEILPASGHTAGDLVVLVDDADVCFAGDLCFFGVTPLAFQGDPARWVDTLDEVVQLATTIVPGHGPIGGAHEVRELQDYLRACCDARGDVDAIPAGPWDEWIERDRDAINVEKAAMIAAGDTGMPPSMLKAIGLG; encoded by the coding sequence ATGCTCGAACCTGTCGCGGACGGTGTGTACGCGTGGCTGCAACCCGGCGGGGAGACGGGGGTGAGCAATGCCGGGGTCATCGTCGACGACGACGGCCTGACGGTCGTCGACACGTTGATGGTGCGGTCGCAGTGGGAGCCGTTCGCGCAGGCGGTCGGCGCGCTCGGGGCGCACGTCCGGCGCGTCGTCCTGACGCACGCGCACGTCGACCACGTCGGCGGGACGACTGCGTTCCCGGACGCGAGCGTCCACGGATCGGCGTTCACGCGCGACCTGGTCGCGCAGGCGATGCCGCTCGACGCGTACAAGGCGTTCATGCCGGCGTTCCGCGAGGGGTTCGACGACCTCGCCGCCACCGGCCTGCGCCCGGTGACGGACGTCGTCGAACGCCCGACGTCGCTGACGCCCCGTGCCGAGATCCTCCCCGCGTCCGGCCACACCGCGGGTGATCTCGTGGTGCTCGTGGACGACGCCGACGTGTGCTTCGCCGGCGACCTGTGCTTCTTCGGGGTGACGCCGCTCGCGTTCCAGGGTGACCCGGCGAGGTGGGTCGACACGCTCGACGAGGTCGTCCAGCTCGCGACGACGATCGTCCCGGGACACGGCCCGATCGGCGGCGCGCACGAGGTGCGCGAGCTGCAGGACTACCTGCGCGCGTGCTGCGACGCGCGCGGCGACGTCGACGCGATCCCCGCGGGCCCGTGGGACGAGTGGATCGAGCGCGACCGCGACGCGATCAACGTCGAGAAGGCCGCGATGATCGCCGCCGGCGACACCGGCATGCCGCCGTCGATGCTGAAGGCGATCGGGCTCGGCTGA
- a CDS encoding CoA ester lyase has product MSERSRNLPRRSCLSVPGSSEKMLGKAPNLGADMVFLDLEDSVAPLEKEAARDNVVKAINEQDWGETVLCVRVNAWDTKWTYRDVIHVVENASERLDEIMLPKVQSAAEVVALDLLLTQIEQTTGRTSSVGIEAQIETTRGLINVEEICAASPRTETIIFGPADFAASMEMPVLTAGVAVPEYPGDHFHYVFSKILMAGRANGLQVIDGPFLKIRELDALREYSMRTRVLGYDGKWALHPDQVTVINEVYTPTQEQFDRAHDILEAYRSATEEERRGAVMFGDEMIDEASRKMATKFVIRGERAGMTRSSS; this is encoded by the coding sequence ATGTCCGAACGCTCACGCAACCTGCCCCGTCGCTCCTGTCTCTCGGTCCCGGGCTCGAGCGAGAAGATGCTCGGGAAGGCGCCGAACCTCGGTGCCGACATGGTGTTCCTCGATCTCGAGGACTCCGTCGCGCCGCTCGAGAAGGAAGCGGCGCGCGACAACGTCGTGAAGGCGATCAACGAGCAGGACTGGGGCGAGACCGTCCTGTGCGTGCGCGTGAACGCGTGGGACACGAAGTGGACGTACCGCGACGTCATCCACGTCGTCGAGAACGCGTCGGAGCGCCTCGACGAGATCATGCTGCCGAAGGTGCAGTCGGCCGCCGAGGTGGTCGCGCTCGATCTGCTGCTCACGCAGATCGAGCAGACGACCGGGCGCACGAGCAGCGTCGGCATCGAGGCGCAGATCGAGACCACTCGCGGTCTGATCAACGTCGAGGAGATCTGCGCGGCGTCGCCCCGCACCGAGACGATCATCTTCGGCCCGGCCGACTTCGCGGCGTCGATGGAGATGCCCGTCCTCACGGCCGGTGTCGCGGTTCCGGAGTACCCGGGCGACCACTTCCACTACGTCTTCAGCAAGATCCTGATGGCCGGCCGCGCGAACGGTCTCCAGGTGATCGACGGTCCGTTCCTCAAGATCCGCGAGCTCGACGCGCTGCGTGAGTACTCGATGCGGACACGCGTGCTCGGCTACGACGGCAAGTGGGCGCTGCACCCCGACCAGGTCACGGTCATCAACGAGGTGTACACGCCGACGCAGGAGCAGTTCGACCGCGCGCACGACATCCTCGAGGCGTACCGGTCCGCGACCGAGGAGGAGCGGCGCGGCGCGGTGATGTTCGGCGACGAGATGATCGACGAGGCGAGCCGCAAGATGGCGACGAAGTTCGTCATCCGCGGCGAGCGCGCGGGAATGACACGCAGCAGCAGCTGA